In the genome of Lacerta agilis isolate rLacAgi1 chromosome 2, rLacAgi1.pri, whole genome shotgun sequence, one region contains:
- the SUMO2 gene encoding small ubiquitin-related modifier 2, with the protein MADEKPKEGVKTENNDHINLKVAGQDGSVVQFKIKRHTPLSKLMKAYCERQGLSMRQIRFRFDGQPINETDTPAQLEMEDEDTIDVFQQQTGGVY; encoded by the exons ATGGCTGACGAGAAGCCCAAG GAAGGTGTGAAGACTGAAAATAATGACCACATTAATCTGAAGGTTGCAGGGCAAGATGGATCTGTGGTGCAGTTTAAGATTAAAAGGCATACACCACTTAGCAAACTAATGAAAGCCTATTGTGAACGACAG GGTTTGTCAATGAGGCAAATCAGATTCCGGTTTGATGGGCAGCCAATCAACGAAACAGATACACCTGCACAG TTGGAAATGGAGGACGAAGATACAATTGATGTGTTCCAGCAGCAGACAGGAGGAGTCTACTAA
- the JPT1 gene encoding jupiter microtubule associated homolog 1 isoform X1, giving the protein MTTTTTYKGMDPSGRSSSRVLRPPGGGSTFNMGFDLPKEHQNTRRHKMASNIFGTPEDNSPSWASSTAAKPSDVSENSEAPGSQRRNSSEAISGDFVDPKDGEGEAPENTEVEIEAASGPSEEKPVPAAPVPSPVAAAPAPSRRNPPGGKSSLVLG; this is encoded by the exons ATGACCACCACGACCACCTACAAGGGGATGGACCCCAGCGGGCGAAGCAGTTCCAG AGTTCTTCGTCCACCAGGTGGTGGATCCACGTTCAACATGGGATTTGATCTGCCAAAAGAACACCAAAACACAAGAAGACACAAGATGGCATCCAATATCTTTGGGACTCCAGAAGATAATTCACCCTCCTGGGCTAGCTCAACAG CAGCCAAGCCCAGTGATGTCAGTGAAAATTCCGAAGCTCCTGGGTCCCAAAGAAGAAATTCTTCTGAAGCAATCTCTGGTGACTTTGTGGATCCAAAG gacGGGGAAGGTGAGGCTCCCG aaaacaCAGAGGTTGAAATAGAAGCTGCCTCTGGCCCGAGTGAAGAGAAGCCCGTGCCGGCTGCACCAGTTCCTAGCCCCGTAGCTGCAGCACCTGCACCGTCTAGGAGAAATCCACCTGGCGGAAAGTCCAGCCTAGTTCTTGGTtaa
- the JPT1 gene encoding jupiter microtubule associated homolog 1 isoform X2 codes for MTTTTTYKGMDPSGRSSSRVLRPPGGGSTFNMGFDLPKEHQNTRRHKMASNIFGTPEDNSPSWASSTAKPSDVSENSEAPGSQRRNSSEAISGDFVDPKDGEGEAPENTEVEIEAASGPSEEKPVPAAPVPSPVAAAPAPSRRNPPGGKSSLVLG; via the exons ATGACCACCACGACCACCTACAAGGGGATGGACCCCAGCGGGCGAAGCAGTTCCAG AGTTCTTCGTCCACCAGGTGGTGGATCCACGTTCAACATGGGATTTGATCTGCCAAAAGAACACCAAAACACAAGAAGACACAAGATGGCATCCAATATCTTTGGGACTCCAGAAGATAATTCACCCTCCTGGGCTAGCTCAACAG CCAAGCCCAGTGATGTCAGTGAAAATTCCGAAGCTCCTGGGTCCCAAAGAAGAAATTCTTCTGAAGCAATCTCTGGTGACTTTGTGGATCCAAAG gacGGGGAAGGTGAGGCTCCCG aaaacaCAGAGGTTGAAATAGAAGCTGCCTCTGGCCCGAGTGAAGAGAAGCCCGTGCCGGCTGCACCAGTTCCTAGCCCCGTAGCTGCAGCACCTGCACCGTCTAGGAGAAATCCACCTGGCGGAAAGTCCAGCCTAGTTCTTGGTtaa